The Streptomyces cyanogenus DNA segment GACCGGTCGCCGGTTCCCCGCGCCCCTTCGGCGGCTGATCGACAAGGCGGCCGCTGATCGACAAGGTGCCGGATCGGCGGCCGCCTGCTCGACGCAGCGTCGATTGTGCCGTCGCCCGGCGGGGCGGCATCCTGCCGGGGTGCCCCTGACTTCCTCACGTAGGCCCCTGCCGTCCCGCCGTTCCCTCCTCGCCGCCCTCGGGGGCACCGCCGCGCTCGGTGCCCTGGCCGGCTGCGGGGTGCCCGCCGCCTATGTGGCGCCGGGCGACCGTGCCGTCCGCGACGAGTCCGCGGGCGACAAGAAGCTGACCTGGGCGAACTGGCCGCTCTACATCGACACCGACGACGACTCCCACCGGCGGCCCACGCTGGAGAGGTTCGAGAAGCGCACCGGGATCTCCGTCGACTACGTCGAGGAGATCAACGACAACGACGAGTTCTTCGGCAAGATCAGCCCCTCGCTGATGAACCGCCGGTCCACCGGCCGCGACCTGATCGTCATCAGCGACTGGATGTGCGCCCGCTACGTCCGGCTGGGCTGGGTGCAGGAGATGGACCGCGCCCGCCAGCCCCACGTGGCCCGGCACCTCGACCCGCTGCTCCGCTCGCCCGCCTTCGACGAGGGCCGCCGCTTCAGCGTGCCCTGGCAGTCCGGCATCACGGGCATCGCCTACAACCGCCGCAAGCTCGGCCGCGAGCTACGCGCCGTCGCCGAGCTGTGGGCGCCGGACCTCAAGGGCCGGGTGACCCTGCTGTCCGGCCTGGACGAGGCGTTCGCGCTGCTCATGCAGGGCAACGGCGTGGACGTCACCCGCTGGACCGCGGACGACTTCCACCGGGTCTGCGACCAGGTGGAGCGCGAGGTGCACCGCGGCCAGATCCGCCGGTTCACCGGCAACGACTACACCAAGGACCTGGTCAGCGGGGACGTCCTCGCCTGCCAGGCGTACTCCGGCGACGTCATCCAGCTCCAGGCGGACAACCCCGACATCCGCTTCGTGGTCCCCGAGGAGGGCGCCGAGCTGTGGTCGGACTCCCTGATGATCCCGAACCGGGCCCGCCACAAGGCCAACGCCGAGCGCCTGATCGACTTCTACTACGACCCCGAGGTCGCCGCGGAGCTGGCCGCCTGGGTCACCTACGTCTGCCCGGTGCCGGCGGCCCGCGACGTCCTGGCCGCCGCCAAGGACAGGGACACCGCGGCCCTCGCCGACAACCCGCTGGTCTTCCCCGACGGCCCCCTGCGCGAGCGGCTCGCCGTCGCCCGGGACATCCGGGCCACCGAACGCGCCGAGTTCGCCGAGCGCTGGAACCGGATCGTCGGACTGTAGGCCGCTCACTTGAGGCCGCTGAGCATGACACCCCGGATGTAGTGCTTCTGCAGGAGCAGGAAGAGCAGCAGGACCGGCAGGACGCTCAGGACGAGGCCGGCCATGACGACGGGCATGGTGCGGGCCGGGTCGACGTGGTCCTGCAGGAGCTGGATGCCGACCGGCAGCGTCATCACGTCCGGGTTCGCGGTCGAGACGAGCAGTGCCCAGATGTACTCGTTCCAGGCGTCGACGAAGGTCAGCAGCCCGAGCGTCACCACGACCGGCTTGGTCTGCGGGACCACGATCCGCCACCACACGGCGAACTCCCCGGCCCCGTCGATGCGCGCGGCCTCCAGCACCTCGTCCGGGATCGCCACCATGAACTGGCGCATCAGGAAGATGCCGAAGCCGTTGACGAGGAACGGCACGGCGAGCGCCACGATGCTGACGGTCAGGCCGGCGCCGCCGCGCCCGAGCAGGTCGTTGCCGCCCGCCAGCGGCCAGTGCACCAGGATCAGGAAGCGCGGGATGAAGAAGAGGAACGGCGGGAACATCATGGTCGCGAGCACGAGACGGAAGACGAAGTCCCGGCCCGGGAAACGGAGTTTGGCGAGCGCGTACCCGGCCAGGGACGACGTGAGCAGGACCGAGCCGGTGATCACGGCGGTGGCGACCACGCTGTTGCGGAAGAGCACCGGAAGGTCCAACTGGTCGATCGCCGCCCGGTAGTTGGACAGGTCGAACGCCTTCGGCAGGAACCGGTACGGCAGCGTCCCGGCCTCACCGGGCCCCTTGAAGGACGTCATCACCATGTCGAGGAACGGCACCACCGTCAGCACGGCGCCGGCGACCAC contains these protein-coding regions:
- a CDS encoding carbohydrate ABC transporter permease, with the translated sequence MTRRRFPWLPYLVVVAGAVLTVVPFLDMVMTSFKGPGEAGTLPYRFLPKAFDLSNYRAAIDQLDLPVLFRNSVVATAVITGSVLLTSSLAGYALAKLRFPGRDFVFRLVLATMMFPPFLFFIPRFLILVHWPLAGGNDLLGRGGAGLTVSIVALAVPFLVNGFGIFLMRQFMVAIPDEVLEAARIDGAGEFAVWWRIVVPQTKPVVVTLGLLTFVDAWNEYIWALLVSTANPDVMTLPVGIQLLQDHVDPARTMPVVMAGLVLSVLPVLLLFLLLQKHYIRGVMLSGLK
- a CDS encoding ABC transporter substrate-binding protein; translated protein: MPLTSSRRPLPSRRSLLAALGGTAALGALAGCGVPAAYVAPGDRAVRDESAGDKKLTWANWPLYIDTDDDSHRRPTLERFEKRTGISVDYVEEINDNDEFFGKISPSLMNRRSTGRDLIVISDWMCARYVRLGWVQEMDRARQPHVARHLDPLLRSPAFDEGRRFSVPWQSGITGIAYNRRKLGRELRAVAELWAPDLKGRVTLLSGLDEAFALLMQGNGVDVTRWTADDFHRVCDQVEREVHRGQIRRFTGNDYTKDLVSGDVLACQAYSGDVIQLQADNPDIRFVVPEEGAELWSDSLMIPNRARHKANAERLIDFYYDPEVAAELAAWVTYVCPVPAARDVLAAAKDRDTAALADNPLVFPDGPLRERLAVARDIRATERAEFAERWNRIVGL